A region of Pempheris klunzingeri isolate RE-2024b chromosome 15, fPemKlu1.hap1, whole genome shotgun sequence DNA encodes the following proteins:
- the cebpd gene encoding CCAAT/enhancer-binding protein delta yields the protein MCDIYSLDSHCVSPRCNMSWAMEPANFYESTRVGAGQQGLCKPANRGDCAAEDGTMVELSTATAMYDDESAIDFSQYIESMTAVPNLELCNDELFLDLFNTVKQEKADYYSMQSSALPGGVQQLSYPGERKADSEKRLFGAPIKQESDWSDSDMSSSLPSQIETCAQTSVSLPTGQPTPPTTPEPGSTVGSAKPSPRKSGREKGKKAVDRFSMEYRQRRERNNIAVRKSRDKAKMRNLDMQQKLLELSSENDRLHKTIEQLTRELTGLREFFKQIPNSSFAGSSSTASR from the coding sequence ATGTGTGACATATACAGCCTGGACTCCCACTGCGTGTCTCCACGATGCAACATGAGCTGGGCGATGGAGCCTGCTAACTTCTACGAGAGCACCAGGGTGGGCGCCGGGCAGCAGGGGCTCTGCAAGCCGGCCAACAGGGGCGACTGCGCGGCCGAGGACGGCACCATGGTGGAGCTGAGCACCGCCACGGCCATGTACGACGACGAGAGCGCCATCGACTTCAGCCAGTACATCGAGTCCATGACGGCCGTGCCCAACTTGGAGCTGTGCAACGACGAGCTCTTCCTCGACCTGTTCAACACCGTGAAACAGGAGAAGGCTGATTACTACAGCATGCAGAGCTCCGCGCTGCCCGGCGGCGTGCAGCAGCTGTCGTACCCGGGGGAGAGGAAGGCGGACAGCGAGAAGAGGCTGTTCGGTGCACCCATCAAGCAGGAGTCTGACTGGAGCGACAGCGACATGTCCTCATCCCTGCCTTCCCAGATCGAGACCTGCGCCCAGACCTCTGTCAGCCTCCCTACGGGGCAGCCAACGCCCCCCACCACCCCGGAGCCCGGCTCCACCGTCGGATCGGCCAAACCCTCCCCGCGGAAGAGCGGCAGAGAGAAGGGCAAGAAGGCGGTGGACAGGTTCAGCATGGAGTACCGACAGAGGCGAGAGAGGAATAACATAGCAGTGAGGAAAAGTAGGGACAAAGCCAAGATGCGCAACTTGGACATGCAGCAGAAGCTGCTTGAACTGAGCTCAGAAAACGACAGGCTTCATAAAACTATCGAGCAGCTAACCAGAGAGCTCACCGGGCTCAGAGAGTTCTTCAAGCAGATACCCAACTCCTCCTTTGCGGGCTCCTCGAGTACAGCGAGCCGGTGA